From Sphingomonas nostoxanthinifaciens, a single genomic window includes:
- a CDS encoding LuxR C-terminal-related transcriptional regulator, which translates to MVREGLAAILRHAATSSTILHAGDIGSAIYAAESADIDVVFLDLVMPGATGMDALTDFGSRFPSVPIIVFSASESVADVHGALAAGALGYLPKSASPTTISAALDLVLAGEIYVPPLVVRAAGNPAPAAAGGAQALTVRQRAVLDLIGAGLSNKEIARRLGLSEKTVKAHSSAIFRTLNVSGRAMAARIARGD; encoded by the coding sequence GTGGTGCGCGAGGGATTGGCGGCAATCCTGCGTCATGCGGCCACGAGCTCGACGATCCTGCACGCGGGCGATATCGGTTCAGCGATCTATGCCGCCGAGAGCGCCGACATCGATGTCGTATTCCTCGATCTGGTGATGCCCGGCGCAACCGGCATGGACGCGCTGACGGACTTCGGCTCCCGCTTTCCGAGCGTGCCGATCATCGTCTTCTCCGCCTCGGAATCGGTAGCCGACGTTCATGGCGCCTTGGCGGCGGGTGCGCTTGGCTATCTTCCGAAATCGGCCAGTCCGACAACGATATCCGCTGCGCTGGATCTCGTTCTGGCCGGCGAAATCTATGTGCCGCCGCTGGTCGTTCGGGCTGCAGGCAATCCGGCGCCCGCGGCAGCAGGCGGCGCGCAGGCTCTCACGGTCAGGCAGCGCGCCGTCCTCGATTTGATCGGCGCCGGCCTTTCAAACAAGGAGATAGCCCGGCGATTGGGGCTCTCCGAAAAGACGGTGAAGGCACATAGCAGCGCGATCTTCCGCACGCTCAATGTCAGCGGTCGCGCGATGGCAGCTCGCATCGCACGCGGCGATTAA
- a CDS encoding PEPxxWA-CTERM sorting domain-containing protein encodes MKFRTKLAIGAAATLGLNGAADATLTYTFSTCSSFTCTKPIATIVSFTTDAIITAPPAPAENISSSPYVPVAYTSVLAGSFTGISISTGRYDPSIGAYFNFSGFVPANGATNYTVNGFDAQFGGAVQGTDLPLVLGAGIYNGIGVFACRDAPCDTTSGYRSQVLLTVTGSPSSPAPEPATWAMFLGGFGLLGAATRRRQRVNVRFA; translated from the coding sequence ATGAAATTCCGGACGAAACTGGCCATCGGCGCGGCGGCCACTCTGGGCCTGAACGGCGCCGCCGATGCGACGCTGACCTACACGTTCTCGACCTGCTCTTCCTTCACCTGCACCAAGCCTATCGCCACGATCGTCAGCTTCACCACCGATGCGATCATCACGGCGCCGCCCGCTCCTGCCGAGAACATATCGTCATCCCCTTATGTGCCGGTCGCCTACACCTCGGTGCTGGCCGGCTCGTTCACGGGCATCTCCATCTCCACCGGTAGATATGACCCGTCGATCGGGGCCTATTTCAATTTCTCCGGCTTTGTCCCCGCGAACGGCGCGACGAATTATACGGTGAACGGATTTGACGCCCAGTTCGGAGGAGCGGTGCAGGGCACCGATCTTCCGCTCGTGCTCGGCGCCGGTATCTATAATGGCATCGGCGTGTTCGCGTGCCGGGATGCCCCGTGCGACACGACTTCGGGATATCGTTCGCAGGTCCTGCTGACGGTAACCGGATCGCCGAGCAGCCCCGCGCCCGAGCCCGCCACCTGGGCCATGTTCCTCGGAGGCTTCGGTCTGCTCGGCGCCGCCACGCGCCGCCGCCAGCGGGTGAACGTCCGCTTCGCCTGA
- a CDS encoding ATP-binding response regulator — translation MLSPALHGESPVPEPVRTPSRNDDRIGAEQVRTLMRNCPVAVMGAGTGAIILAIAFDLSGRVRPDRAWLWAALMIGCVLSHLALCVAYRRARPADGAWRIWLRLFTLIAACEGATWFVGANWLTSPNDLLQELMVLLVYSAIASGSLPTFGTHLAPFSAFFYPVIMPHLGFSLIYQYEYWNVLAVLLVAYIVAMTLIARHTNAQFIEGLQLRFENVDLVEGLRIAKADAEHANVAKSSFLAAASHDLRQPIHALGLFVGALENCTMDAEARGIVARIEGAVAAMDDLFLALLDISKLDAAAVTPAFQAVPLAQLLERIAQDYRGEAAEKRIGLRLRTGGFWVRSDPVLLERIVRNILSNAVRYTDRGGVLMGCRAVGDQITVEIWDTGRGIAEDQQARIFEEFYQIDNPERDRSRGLGLGLAIVRRLTDLLDCRLSMRSQPHRGTVFRLVLPRTNRPNIAPPDDPPAPQADSHQETILIIDDEAAIRQAMATVLASWGYRTLVAGSADEMLALLASDHARPALLVCDYRLRAGATGAEAVMKIRSYLGRDIPALLVTGDTAPDRIAEAMASGLVLLHKPVQHGRLRAAIGNLLRADAR, via the coding sequence ATGCTCTCACCAGCGCTACATGGAGAGAGCCCGGTTCCTGAGCCGGTGCGTACGCCCTCGCGAAACGACGACCGGATCGGTGCCGAGCAGGTCCGCACCCTGATGAGGAATTGCCCCGTCGCGGTCATGGGCGCGGGAACGGGCGCGATCATCCTCGCGATCGCGTTTGATCTCAGCGGACGGGTCCGTCCGGATCGCGCCTGGCTTTGGGCCGCGTTGATGATCGGATGCGTGCTCAGCCACCTTGCTTTGTGCGTCGCCTACCGACGCGCGCGACCCGCCGATGGCGCCTGGAGGATCTGGCTTCGGCTGTTCACGTTGATTGCAGCTTGCGAAGGCGCGACTTGGTTCGTTGGCGCAAACTGGCTGACGTCGCCGAACGATCTTCTGCAGGAGTTGATGGTTCTCCTCGTATACTCCGCCATAGCGTCTGGCTCGTTGCCGACGTTCGGAACCCATCTCGCGCCGTTTTCGGCTTTCTTCTATCCCGTGATTATGCCGCATCTCGGATTTTCGCTTATCTATCAATACGAATATTGGAATGTATTGGCGGTCTTGCTGGTGGCTTATATCGTCGCGATGACGTTGATCGCCCGACATACCAATGCGCAATTCATCGAGGGTCTTCAGCTTCGGTTCGAGAATGTCGATCTGGTCGAAGGTTTGAGGATTGCCAAGGCGGATGCCGAGCATGCGAATGTCGCCAAATCCAGCTTTCTGGCCGCGGCGAGCCATGATCTTCGCCAGCCGATCCACGCGCTCGGCCTGTTCGTCGGGGCGCTCGAGAACTGCACGATGGATGCCGAAGCTCGCGGGATCGTCGCGCGGATCGAGGGCGCCGTCGCCGCCATGGACGATCTGTTTCTGGCGCTCCTCGACATCTCGAAGTTGGATGCTGCCGCCGTCACGCCGGCCTTCCAAGCCGTCCCGTTGGCCCAACTGCTCGAACGCATCGCCCAAGATTATCGCGGCGAGGCGGCGGAGAAGCGGATCGGGCTTCGATTGCGGACGGGCGGGTTCTGGGTTCGGAGCGATCCCGTCCTGCTCGAGCGTATCGTCCGCAACATCCTCTCCAATGCGGTGCGCTACACCGATCGGGGCGGTGTGCTGATGGGGTGTCGCGCGGTCGGTGATCAGATCACCGTCGAGATATGGGATACCGGTCGCGGGATTGCAGAAGACCAGCAGGCGCGGATCTTCGAGGAATTCTATCAGATCGACAATCCGGAGCGCGATCGCTCGAGGGGGCTCGGGCTCGGCTTGGCCATCGTGCGGCGACTGACGGACTTGCTCGACTGTCGCCTGAGCATGCGCTCGCAGCCGCACCGAGGGACGGTTTTCCGACTGGTGCTGCCTCGCACCAATCGTCCGAACATCGCCCCGCCCGACGATCCGCCGGCGCCCCAAGCGGATTCCCACCAAGAGACCATCCTCATCATCGACGATGAAGCTGCGATCCGCCAGGCAATGGCGACCGTGCTCGCAAGCTGGGGCTACCGCACGTTGGTCGCCGGTTCGGCCGACGAGATGCTGGCGTTGCTCGCTTCAGATCACGCTCGGCCCGCGCTCCTTGTCTGCGATTACCGTCTGCGCGCGGGGGCGACCGGGGCGGAAGCCGTGATGAAAATACGGTCGTATCTCGGCCGGGACATACCCGCGCTCCTCGTTACGGGAGACACCGCCCCCGATCGCATCGCCGAAGCCATGGCAAGCGGCTTGGTGCTTCTCCACAAGCCCGTCCAGCATGGTCGCCTTCGCGCGGCGATCGGCAACCTGCTGCGGGCCGATGCCCGTTAA
- a CDS encoding PEPxxWA-CTERM sorting domain-containing protein, with translation MSIKPRAFMGLIIVGMTVATASARADVIFSDSNFVASDYQVAFASSTGGASLTAAACTSCGDSGTALRLTISDSDGSNLGAAIINSSFTYDPFTQGAITTIDASVDKNFTAVAPPLFGYGNTFRPVIEQGGNFYTAVKFGTSVTVPAGGTTASSGFEVIALSALTAADFSQFDVTTGLVGTAHPDFAGSAITFGIGQVLAASPLSAGSAITVISDFDNLSIAVHTAAVPEPASWALMVAGFGTIGSAMRRRGKKRYGYPFSI, from the coding sequence ATGTCGATAAAGCCTCGCGCCTTCATGGGCCTGATCATTGTGGGGATGACGGTTGCGACCGCCAGCGCACGGGCCGACGTTATATTTTCGGACAGCAACTTTGTCGCGTCAGACTATCAGGTCGCATTTGCGAGTTCGACGGGAGGCGCGAGCCTCACGGCGGCCGCATGCACGTCCTGCGGCGACTCCGGTACTGCGCTTCGGCTGACGATCTCGGATTCGGACGGCAGCAATCTCGGCGCGGCGATCATCAACAGCAGTTTCACCTACGATCCCTTCACGCAGGGCGCGATCACGACGATCGATGCGTCGGTCGACAAGAATTTCACCGCCGTGGCACCGCCATTGTTCGGCTATGGCAACACGTTCCGACCGGTCATCGAGCAGGGTGGAAACTTCTACACCGCCGTGAAGTTCGGTACATCCGTCACCGTGCCGGCTGGCGGGACGACGGCATCGTCCGGCTTCGAGGTCATCGCTCTCTCCGCGCTCACCGCCGCGGACTTCAGCCAGTTCGACGTCACGACCGGCCTGGTCGGGACCGCGCACCCCGATTTCGCCGGCAGCGCCATCACCTTCGGTATCGGCCAGGTCTTGGCTGCCAGCCCGCTGAGCGCCGGCAGCGCCATCACGGTCATCTCCGACTTCGATAATCTGAGCATTGCCGTGCACACCGCTGCCGTTCCCGAACCGGCAAGCTGGGCATTGATGGTGGCCGGCTTTGGCACGATCGGCAGCGCCATGCGCCGCCGCGGCAAGAAACGGTACGGATATCCCTTTTCGATTTGA
- a CDS encoding PEPxxWA-CTERM sorting domain-containing protein yields MTSCSITPAWSRVMRPKLNAVMSAALSFAVFAGSPARADFQASFYTVQGDGRDFGPTICCFVSSDEVMSSLGPDGLPVYNPGSTTSSGHILQDHASNGELTWFTPNATASATAPLVDFTSSVTISGNSYSNGAMFPSNGAGGSDSAGFQAAIFTGSFTFGTAQDFTFTFSADDDALLFVDGISALQIGGVHSASTVSSTVSLGAGTHSFKLFYADRQQTGAALSFSIPDDIIVSAPSPAPEPAAWAMFVGGFGLIGGALRRKKAMLVLA; encoded by the coding sequence TTGACGTCGTGTTCGATCACACCAGCGTGGAGTAGGGTAATGCGTCCTAAACTTAACGCCGTAATGTCAGCGGCCTTATCGTTTGCTGTATTTGCCGGATCTCCTGCGAGGGCCGATTTTCAGGCAAGTTTCTACACGGTTCAAGGCGACGGACGGGACTTCGGCCCGACGATCTGTTGTTTCGTATCGAGCGACGAGGTGATGAGTTCGCTGGGGCCGGACGGGCTGCCGGTCTACAATCCAGGCTCGACCACCAGCTCTGGTCATATTCTCCAGGATCACGCGTCGAACGGCGAACTGACCTGGTTCACGCCGAATGCGACGGCAAGCGCGACCGCGCCTTTGGTCGATTTCACCAGCAGCGTTACGATCTCCGGCAATAGTTATTCGAATGGCGCGATGTTCCCGTCGAATGGCGCGGGCGGCAGCGACAGCGCCGGGTTCCAGGCCGCCATTTTCACCGGAAGTTTCACGTTCGGTACGGCACAGGATTTCACCTTCACCTTCAGTGCGGATGACGACGCCCTGCTCTTCGTGGATGGCATATCCGCCCTTCAAATCGGCGGCGTCCATAGCGCGTCCACGGTTTCCTCGACCGTCAGCCTCGGTGCCGGCACCCACAGCTTCAAGCTGTTCTACGCCGATCGGCAGCAAACGGGTGCAGCTTTGTCGTTCAGCATTCCTGACGACATCATCGTTTCAGCCCCATCGCCGGCGCCCGAGCCGGCGGCGTGGGCGATGTTCGTCGGTGGCTTCGGCCTGATCGGCGGCGCTCTACGTCGCAAGAAGGCAATGCTCGTCCTCGCCTGA
- a CDS encoding helix-turn-helix domain-containing protein: MVTAVNKGLNTHYGDLVLDQECLFAIRAGIKVHFTRNERAILRALSRKPNQLMRRSRLLDEIAADEDRSDRYIDFLVNRIRSKLGDDPKSPKFIHTRYGEGYVWAATSTAAAPVDALLVIATKFAPAARQISQGASALVERLHSAIGAGVSPDKTIVVAEDWRPGADDKLRHLLHLNFQTSDDAFACVVTLREMPSRRITESFALDLHQQNYPNFTAEADTISRAVLAAVQGSLGNASTGLGLAPGDPIETRRHEASIVLLGANPRWASGTQLAKKRAQAPGNADLAFQWCLHLFSRLTVASPFESVGLVERQRVEREIEVTALEHLPAAEDNPLLMFAAAKLLYFVDRGHLELAEDLAERALARTGDSTASFALMGQLRCARGRFDEAVRFFDRGAERGDLGPDFQLHIRAMKCIALLATGKRAALDATVAAIDTAPPCPPYIASMLDWTFSPHERPLSAASAKALAAIGPTAASNAIEYAYFTSARQLVSEQARANLMRGLIAQVVRIYGAQAVPAVVGRAIGSNAVA; encoded by the coding sequence GTGGTGACTGCAGTGAATAAAGGGCTGAACACCCATTATGGCGATCTCGTGCTTGACCAAGAGTGCTTGTTCGCAATTAGAGCCGGAATAAAGGTTCACTTCACCAGAAACGAGCGCGCCATTCTGCGGGCGTTGTCGCGAAAGCCGAACCAGCTCATGCGGCGGAGCCGATTGCTGGACGAGATCGCAGCGGACGAGGACCGGTCGGATCGTTATATCGACTTCCTCGTCAACCGGATCCGATCCAAGCTGGGCGACGATCCCAAGTCGCCGAAGTTCATCCATACCCGCTATGGCGAGGGGTACGTCTGGGCCGCGACGTCGACCGCCGCTGCGCCGGTCGATGCGTTGCTGGTCATCGCGACGAAGTTTGCTCCCGCGGCCCGTCAAATAAGCCAGGGCGCATCCGCCCTCGTCGAAAGACTTCACAGCGCGATCGGTGCAGGCGTCAGCCCTGACAAGACGATTGTCGTGGCCGAGGACTGGCGGCCCGGCGCCGACGACAAGCTGCGCCATCTTCTTCATCTCAATTTTCAGACGAGCGACGATGCTTTTGCCTGCGTGGTCACGCTGCGGGAGATGCCGTCGCGGCGGATCACCGAGTCCTTCGCCTTGGATCTCCATCAGCAAAATTATCCGAATTTCACGGCAGAAGCAGACACGATTTCACGTGCCGTCCTCGCCGCTGTTCAAGGCAGTCTCGGCAATGCTTCGACGGGCCTTGGCCTGGCACCGGGCGACCCGATCGAGACCCGCCGGCATGAGGCCTCGATCGTCCTGCTTGGGGCGAACCCGCGATGGGCGAGCGGGACGCAACTGGCCAAGAAACGCGCACAGGCCCCCGGCAACGCCGATCTCGCGTTTCAATGGTGCCTGCATCTCTTCTCTCGCCTTACCGTGGCGAGCCCGTTCGAATCCGTCGGCTTGGTGGAGCGCCAACGCGTGGAACGTGAGATCGAGGTGACGGCTCTGGAACACCTTCCTGCCGCGGAAGACAATCCGCTGCTCATGTTCGCAGCCGCCAAGTTGCTGTATTTCGTTGATCGTGGACATCTCGAGCTCGCGGAAGATCTGGCCGAGCGTGCGCTCGCTCGAACCGGCGACTCCACTGCCTCCTTCGCCCTCATGGGTCAGCTTCGCTGCGCGCGCGGCCGCTTCGACGAGGCGGTACGGTTCTTCGATCGGGGCGCCGAGCGGGGGGACTTGGGGCCCGACTTCCAACTGCATATCAGGGCGATGAAGTGCATCGCCCTGCTCGCGACGGGGAAGCGCGCCGCGCTCGATGCCACGGTGGCGGCGATCGATACGGCGCCGCCCTGCCCCCCTTATATCGCCTCCATGCTGGACTGGACGTTTTCGCCCCATGAACGACCTCTGTCGGCCGCGTCGGCAAAGGCACTCGCGGCGATCGGGCCGACGGCCGCTTCGAACGCGATCGAATATGCCTATTTCACGTCTGCGCGACAGCTCGTTTCCGAACAGGCCCGTGCGAACTTGATGCGCGGGCTGATTGCCCAGGTCGTGCGCATATATGGCGCCCAGGCCGTCCCGGCCGTCGTCGGCCGGGCGATCGGATCGAACGCCGTCGCATAG
- a CDS encoding ATP-binding protein, translating to MGIDNHRTAGGNKDASAFLIDSSERLAAARSMDEVVEVLRRTARDAVGAEGIAVVIRDEGKCFYAAEDAVAPLWAGSRFDENSCISGWAMQHLETVAIRDVRNDERVPQQAYAPTFVRSLLMAPIGRPTAVAALGAYWSDVREHDLETIRRLESLARFATIAIENGRLLRLAEENGRQRELMVEAGRMGMWSFAIASGELETSDKCRLNFGRDPTLPFSYGDLRAAIHDDDKARVEAAIETSIRTGCAYDIEYRLITPDGETRWIGIRAKPSYTADGAPVSLAGLSIDITDRKRMEEALQSSAATLEHLVEERTRELIAAQEALRQAQKLEAMGQLTGGVAHDFNNLLTPIIGSLDLLQRRKVGGEREQRMIDGALQSADRARTLVQRLLAFARRQPLKPEPIDAYALVTGMSSLVETTLGPLVTLELDLAEGLPLAIADPHQIEMAILNLSVNARDAMPDGGCLVVSARRRNPGRDHPDVAEGSYVVISVADTGTGMDDETRRRAVEPFYSTKGVGQGTGLGLSMAHGLASQLGGALTIESSLGSGSTISLWLPISADTAVRAISFALQESPVAGVALLVDDEDLVRASTADMLIDMGFEVIEAGSGPEALQRLRERGGADVLITDHLMPKMTGVELAKAVAVDWPQMPVLVVSGYSDAIGIDAELPRLEKPFRQADLASGLAALLTKTAPIQTKTSAVSAAG from the coding sequence TTGGGAATCGACAACCACCGGACGGCCGGCGGAAACAAGGACGCCTCGGCCTTCCTGATCGATTCGAGCGAGCGTCTCGCCGCCGCCCGATCCATGGACGAAGTCGTCGAGGTCCTGCGTCGCACCGCGCGGGACGCCGTCGGGGCCGAGGGCATCGCGGTGGTCATTCGCGACGAGGGTAAGTGCTTCTACGCCGCCGAGGATGCGGTCGCCCCGTTATGGGCGGGAAGCCGGTTCGACGAGAATAGCTGCATCTCGGGCTGGGCCATGCAGCATCTTGAGACCGTCGCCATCCGCGACGTGCGAAACGACGAGCGCGTTCCCCAGCAGGCCTATGCCCCCACCTTCGTCCGGAGCCTGTTGATGGCACCGATCGGACGGCCGACTGCCGTAGCCGCGCTCGGCGCCTACTGGTCCGACGTCCGCGAGCATGACCTCGAAACGATCCGTCGCCTGGAGAGCCTGGCTCGATTTGCGACCATCGCCATCGAGAATGGGCGACTTCTTCGGCTTGCCGAAGAGAACGGACGTCAGCGAGAGCTCATGGTCGAGGCCGGCCGCATGGGAATGTGGTCCTTCGCCATCGCGAGCGGCGAACTCGAAACCTCGGATAAGTGCCGGTTGAATTTCGGCCGCGATCCCACGCTTCCGTTCAGCTACGGCGATCTGCGCGCCGCCATACACGATGACGACAAGGCGCGCGTCGAAGCGGCGATCGAAACCAGCATCCGGACAGGCTGCGCATACGACATCGAATACCGGCTCATTACGCCGGATGGCGAGACGCGCTGGATCGGCATCCGGGCCAAGCCGTCCTACACCGCCGATGGCGCGCCGGTTTCGCTGGCGGGGCTCTCGATCGACATCACCGACCGAAAGAGAATGGAGGAGGCGCTCCAGAGCTCGGCGGCAACGCTCGAGCATCTGGTCGAGGAACGGACGCGCGAGCTGATCGCGGCGCAGGAAGCGTTGCGCCAGGCCCAGAAGCTTGAGGCGATGGGTCAGCTGACCGGTGGCGTCGCCCACGACTTCAACAATCTGCTCACCCCGATCATCGGCAGCCTCGACCTTCTCCAGCGCCGCAAGGTCGGTGGAGAGCGGGAACAACGCATGATCGATGGCGCGCTTCAATCGGCGGACCGAGCGCGGACCTTGGTGCAGCGCCTGCTCGCCTTCGCCCGGAGACAGCCTCTCAAGCCCGAACCGATCGACGCTTATGCCCTGGTCACCGGGATGAGCAGTCTCGTCGAGACGACCCTTGGACCGCTGGTCACGCTGGAGCTGGATCTGGCGGAAGGGCTGCCGCTGGCGATCGCTGATCCTCATCAGATCGAGATGGCGATCCTCAACCTGTCGGTGAACGCGCGCGACGCGATGCCGGACGGGGGCTGCCTGGTCGTATCCGCACGCCGACGGAACCCGGGGCGCGATCACCCCGATGTCGCCGAAGGAAGCTACGTCGTCATTTCCGTGGCTGACACCGGCACCGGCATGGACGACGAAACACGCCGTCGAGCTGTCGAACCCTTCTACTCCACGAAAGGCGTTGGCCAAGGCACAGGTCTGGGCCTTTCCATGGCGCACGGATTGGCCTCGCAGCTTGGCGGTGCGCTCACGATCGAGAGTAGTCTCGGCAGCGGCTCGACGATCAGCCTCTGGCTCCCGATCAGCGCCGACACGGCGGTACGCGCAATCTCTTTCGCGCTACAGGAATCGCCCGTCGCGGGCGTCGCGCTGCTGGTCGACGACGAGGATCTGGTGCGGGCGAGCACGGCCGACATGCTGATCGACATGGGCTTCGAGGTGATCGAAGCCGGGTCAGGACCGGAGGCCCTCCAGCGCCTGCGCGAACGTGGCGGAGCGGACGTGCTGATCACCGACCACCTGATGCCGAAGATGACCGGAGTGGAACTCGCCAAGGCCGTTGCAGTCGACTGGCCGCAGATGCCGGTGCTCGTCGTGTCCGGCTACTCGGATGCGATCGGCATAGACGCCGAACTTCCGCGCCTTGAAAAGCCGTTCAGGCAGGCTGACCTTGCATCCGGGCTCGCTGCGCTTCTGACCAAGACTGCACCCATCCAAACGAAAACATCGGCCGTCTCCGCCGCGGGATAG
- a CDS encoding PAS domain-containing protein: MSGTSFAPGYPSRGPAFLIGGGECADLILAKDWAATPLGPIDAWPQSLMTATAILLRSPVPIVMLWGDDGVMLYNDAYSKFAGGRHPELLGSNVREGWPEVADFNDNVMKVGLAGETLHYRDQELTLRRHGRPEQVWMDLDYSPVLGEDGEPAGVICFLSDTTERVASERRTAFLLALSDALRPLTTPAEIMRLAATRLGECLEASRVFYAEIAGSLMTVESDHARGVPSIVGRHSLESFGPDLLAAYRAGEPVVVQDVGTDERLSEGARTGLQSRHVGAFVDVVLFEEEAWVGLLAVQSATPRIWTPAEQRLVQEVGERIKPAIERAHAEVKLRELNETLEQQVVERTTELRRYHNIVEATVAPICAFDTEFRLIAFNQAHNDEFRRVNGFDTRIGDIFPDLFIPEQGAAMRSLMSRALAGERFTVVEVFGRPELGTPCWEISYTPLRDGNGQVVGAFHHANDISDRLAAQADLETTQEALRQSQKMEAMGALTGGVAHDFNNLLTPILGSLDMMVRREIGSERERRLIGGALQSAERAKTLVQRLLAFARRQPLQATAVDLEKLVETMVVLIGSTLGPTIEVKLEVVPDLPPVRTDANQLEMALLNLAVNARDAMPNGGELTIRAIRAAVRDGETSGLACGDYVVLGVGDTGIGMDEATRQRAIEPFFSTKGVGKGTGLGLSMVHGLMAQLGGGLTIESTPGLGTSIDLWLPISDTDIVTSDELPVEVSSHSRAAGIALLVEDEELVRATTADMLATLGYDVVEADSAEEAIRLVEEGLCPDLLVTDHLMPGMSGSELTRSLNAVCPEMPVLIVSGYAEADGIDADIPRLTKPFRRDELATCLANLRYKSSV; this comes from the coding sequence ATGTCTGGCACATCGTTTGCTCCAGGCTATCCCTCTAGAGGACCAGCGTTCCTGATCGGCGGGGGCGAGTGCGCCGATCTGATCCTGGCGAAGGATTGGGCGGCGACGCCGCTGGGGCCGATCGACGCCTGGCCTCAGAGCCTGATGACCGCCACCGCCATTCTGCTCCGCTCTCCCGTGCCGATCGTCATGCTGTGGGGGGATGACGGTGTCATGCTCTACAATGACGCTTATTCGAAGTTCGCGGGCGGCCGTCATCCCGAGCTCCTTGGTTCCAACGTCCGCGAGGGTTGGCCCGAGGTCGCCGACTTCAACGACAACGTCATGAAAGTCGGGCTTGCGGGTGAGACCCTGCATTATCGGGATCAGGAACTGACGCTCCGTCGCCACGGCAGGCCGGAGCAGGTCTGGATGGACCTCGACTATTCGCCCGTCCTTGGCGAAGACGGCGAGCCGGCGGGCGTCATATGCTTTCTCTCGGACACCACGGAGCGTGTCGCGTCCGAACGTCGCACCGCCTTTCTGCTTGCTCTGTCCGATGCCCTGCGTCCCTTGACGACGCCAGCCGAGATCATGCGGCTGGCCGCGACCCGCTTGGGTGAATGTCTCGAAGCAAGCCGCGTATTCTATGCCGAGATCGCCGGCAGCCTGATGACCGTCGAGAGCGATCATGCCCGCGGCGTGCCATCCATCGTTGGCCGACACTCGCTCGAATCCTTCGGGCCTGATCTTCTTGCTGCCTACCGGGCTGGCGAGCCGGTGGTGGTGCAGGATGTCGGAACCGACGAGCGGCTCAGCGAGGGCGCTCGGACGGGCCTTCAGTCGCGGCATGTCGGTGCCTTCGTCGATGTCGTCCTGTTCGAAGAGGAGGCGTGGGTCGGGTTGCTCGCGGTGCAAAGCGCGACGCCCCGGATCTGGACCCCGGCGGAGCAGAGGCTCGTCCAGGAAGTCGGCGAACGCATCAAGCCGGCGATTGAGCGCGCTCACGCCGAGGTGAAGCTGCGCGAGCTGAACGAGACGCTCGAACAGCAGGTGGTCGAACGCACTACCGAATTACGGCGCTACCACAATATCGTCGAGGCCACGGTCGCACCAATATGCGCGTTCGACACCGAGTTTAGGTTGATCGCTTTCAACCAGGCTCACAATGACGAATTTCGGCGGGTCAACGGCTTCGACACCAGGATCGGCGACATCTTCCCCGACCTTTTCATTCCGGAGCAGGGGGCCGCCATGCGTAGCCTGATGTCGCGGGCCCTCGCTGGAGAGAGATTTACCGTCGTAGAGGTATTTGGGCGGCCCGAACTTGGCACGCCCTGCTGGGAGATCAGCTACACACCTCTTCGCGATGGCAACGGGCAGGTCGTCGGCGCCTTCCACCATGCGAACGACATATCCGATCGGCTGGCCGCGCAGGCTGATCTGGAGACGACGCAGGAGGCGCTGCGCCAGAGCCAGAAGATGGAAGCGATGGGCGCGCTCACGGGCGGCGTGGCGCACGACTTCAACAACCTCCTGACGCCCATCCTGGGATCGCTCGACATGATGGTGCGCAGGGAGATCGGGAGCGAGCGCGAGCGACGCTTGATAGGCGGGGCGCTTCAGTCCGCCGAGCGCGCCAAGACGCTCGTCCAGCGCCTGCTCGCCTTCGCACGCCGGCAGCCGCTCCAGGCGACCGCCGTCGATTTGGAAAAGCTTGTCGAGACCATGGTTGTGCTGATCGGCTCGACCCTTGGTCCCACGATCGAGGTGAAGCTCGAGGTGGTGCCCGATCTGCCGCCGGTCAGAACCGATGCGAACCAACTGGAGATGGCGCTCCTCAACCTCGCGGTAAACGCCCGCGATGCGATGCCCAATGGCGGCGAACTGACGATCAGGGCGATCCGTGCGGCAGTGCGCGACGGTGAGACATCCGGTCTGGCATGCGGGGATTATGTCGTTCTTGGTGTCGGCGACACCGGAATCGGGATGGACGAAGCGACCCGGCAACGGGCGATCGAGCCATTCTTCTCCACCAAGGGCGTCGGCAAGGGGACCGGGCTGGGCTTGTCGATGGTGCATGGGTTGATGGCACAGCTCGGCGGTGGCCTGACGATCGAGAGCACGCCGGGGCTCGGCACCAGCATCGATCTGTGGCTGCCGATCAGCGACACCGACATCGTGACGTCGGACGAACTGCCGGTCGAAGTCTCCTCGCATTCCAGGGCCGCCGGCATCGCGCTTCTGGTCGAGGACGAGGAACTGGTCCGAGCGACGACCGCCGACATGCTGGCGACCCTTGGCTACGACGTTGTCGAGGCTGATTCGGCGGAGGAAGCCATTCGTCTGGTCGAAGAAGGGCTGTGCCCGGACCTGCTGGTGACGGATCACCTCATGCCCGGCATGAGCGGCTCCGAACTGACGCGCTCACTCAACGCCGTCTGTCCGGAGATGCCGGTGTTGATCGTGTCCGGTTATGCCGAGGCGGACGGTATCGATGCCGATATTCCACGGCTGACCAAGCCTTTCCGAAGGGACGAGCTTGCGACGTGCTTGGCTAATCTGCGATATAAAAGTTCCGTATAG